In Anabas testudineus chromosome 12, fAnaTes1.2, whole genome shotgun sequence, one genomic interval encodes:
- the cep170b gene encoding centrosomal protein of 170 kDa protein B isoform X3, with the protein MSVTSWFLVSSSGTRHRLPREMIFVGRDDCELMLQSRSVDKQHAVINYNINTDEHMVKDLGSLNGTFVNDLRIPDQTYITLKLSDVIRFGYDAHVYILEKSQHKVPEEALKHEKYTSQLQLGRKAPEAKAKEKQQLQSSERSKDSLSNVKLQDKAERRANSLTGATDTPTSKPTPLYGQPSWWGEDDDPANKKRNRDGKLPEQESPEPGKDVARYELNGSPSDGQTKSIFSYRREPSYFEIPTKDFQQRPAKKTESQVHEVPTKDVPDPTQGVTATPTPPVVQSHASFTIEFDECKPGKMKIKDHVTKFSFRQQRRLPSEVATTPTEVMSAESKVADWLVQSNASMMSRKSNAEDMYSTNSDPTLLKIAKANYQDGTRSDSGDPAKSRNDFLQSEPQIGSQGAPQPLRASPPQRFDSPDSEEPLSSSPPEFQSLSSLGKSEPHQAYVIEFLDENPRKKRSQSFTSNTNQPEPSGLRVQLEKARKSPSGERQAPSQPSTTPPTQRYTVPLKGPAPTGPQRAGSLRREKTEDRISTSFSSRSSASVSVRPFSSVGRRSKLAQEFTAEFLKQTKLTSSTSWEKNTYCTPTVAKTEAVVVSQSSPPPSSAPYQPQTSSPIHSPVPLKVPVMPLSQNVEVKSPLLGPEDDCLSDAGTYTIETDVQDKELEEARSKIDQVQSAGAVLQGAPKWMSCWASLADSYTESGPSSGLFDIPSQMEPSGGAQGTIIHKTTLSHNSDSDGSRTRHILRQVPAGEKSDIPTPSIHVHYDPNSTFDVEENSLVAPGSQDGVHRLSVQDDVEPDSLSDASKSDDGSIVEQKRRPLSDTEEKRKEEKPKFPTKSTSFYIGSDGAAHKPERGVSKSSTTETDRKHATKMFSTATLTKQRGNQDSGKVKPSVSAPLLGQNTESKEVTASSLIRQESFTKERPSSARLPNISSLPAQRDTNAELFQGTCSQDTHSYLKQTEDVLAVLEAKLQAGRPETTPSPIVDSLSGESDVDTSSTVSQQSNKTKPNTLTKKTSARSVHREKSSASIANQESYHQSTEKHRSQGTDINNKTEFIRRPVGLRHSVDKCGSTDLSDDPQSLPYSDQESNNRKKYTVPLQKEDGKTSRMSQALSRANSLSAPRPTRASMLRRARLGEASDNEGTETDRLSQEVGNASAKQPQEPKKLSRLDMLAMPRKRTSSFNTPSDTEASASAPQWSGKSMGFSNRSTELGNSSVRRASAPAPKPVERPQKPALNKLPITRGRSSTAKYASSTASSRRRQKGSDYTSTSDEEYDSNQSTPKYKRSQPSSASQSPRSQPRPQPVVALQLNPHGRDSEDENHERDTFHNWSTHSAEIARLSQDLAKDLAILAREIHDVAGDGDLQNAAVESSTPVSTVTAHEQLVQRIPEAGLNCQRVPPSSASTTEPDQSSSEQNSRTQAQSRDEGVVDKLMLNPVSQIIVAIRENTEQLAEKMKVMFQDRMEIWEDIEAKVNSDSDVPVVKTSNKEITSILKELRRVQRQLEVINTVMEPSGQTQASKASAVSTLSGARPSRTPSSRDWRTIHSVSKRGGGPRPGDGVRRAAVTPDDLREGYLV; encoded by the exons ATGAGTGTGACATCATGGTTCCTGGTCAGCAGCTCTGGCACACGCCACCGGTTGCCACGGGAGATGATCTTTGTCGGCCGGGATGATTGCGAGCTAatgctgcag TCTCGCAGCGTGGACAAACAGCATGCTGTGATCAACTATAACATAAACACTGACGAGCACATGGTGAAGGACCTGGGCAGTTTGAACGGG aCATTTGTGAATGACCTGAGGATCCCAGACCAGACGTACATCACCCTGAAGCTCTCAGATGTCATTCGATTCGGTTATG ATGCTCATGTATATATCCTGGAAAAGAGTCAACACAAGGTCCCAGAGGAAGCTCTTAAA CATGAGAAGTACACCAGCCAGTTGCAGCTCGGTAGAAAAGCCCCGGAGGCCAAGGcgaaagaaaaacagcagctccaAAGTTCAGAGAGGAGTAAAGACTCTCTTTCCAATGTCAAACTGCAGGACAAGGCTGAGCGAAGAGCCAACTCTCTCACAG GTGCCACAGATACTCCGACATCCAAGCCTACTCCACTGTATGGGCAGCCATCCTGGTGGGGGGAGGATGACGACCCAGCCAACAAAAAGCGGAACAGAGATGGAAAGTTGCCAGAGCAGGAGTCTCCAG AACCTGGTAAAGATGTGGCCAGATATGAGCTCAACGGTTCCCCCTCTGACGGTCAGACCAAGTCCATCTTCTCTTACCGGCGGGAGCCGAGCTATTTTGAAATCCCAACAAAGGATTTTCAGCAGCGACCTGCAAAAAAAACTGAGTCACAGGTACATGAGGTTCCAACGAAGGACGTTCCAGATCCCACTCAGGGTGTCACCGCCACTCCCACACCTCCCGTGGTCCAAAGCCATGCTTCCTTCACCATCGAGTTTGATGAATGCAAGCCTGGTAAAATGAAGATCAAGGACCATGTGACCAAGTTTTCTTTCCGCCAGCAGCGCAGATTACCCTCAGAGGTTGCTACCACACCTACTGAGGTGATGTCGGCAGAAAGCAAGGTTGCTGATTGGCTGGTCCAAAGCAATGCTAGCATGATGAGTAGGAAGTCAAATGCTGAAGACATGTACAGCACAAACAGTGACCCAACACTTCTGAAGATCGCTAAGG CTAACTACCAAGATGGCACTCGCAGTGATTCAGGAGATCCAGCAAAAAGTAGAAATGATTTTCTCCAATCAGAGCCTCAGATTGGCTCTCAAGGGGCTCCACAACCCCTGAGAGCCTCCCCACCACAACGCTTTGATTCTCCTGACTCTGAGGagcccctctcctcctctcctccagagTTTCAGTCTCTTTCCAGTCTTGGCAAGTCTGAGCCTCACCAAGCTTATGTCATTGAATTCCTTGATGAAAACCCAAGAAAGAAGCGTTCCCAGTCCTTCACCAGTAACACTAACCAGCCTGAACCCTCAGGTCTCAGGGTCCAGCTGGAAAAGGCGAGGAAGAGCCCATCTGGGGAGAGACAAGCCCCATCTCAACCCTCCACCACTCCCCCAACTCAGCGATACACTGTCCCCCTGAAGGGCCCTGCACCCACAGGCCCCCAAAGAGCTGGCTCTCTAcgaagagagaagacagaggacagaATCAGCACCAGCTTTTCCTCACGCTCTTCAGCTTCTGTCTCTGTAAGGCCCTTTAGCAGCGTGGGCCGTAGATCCAAACTAGCCCAGGAATTTACTGCTGAAtttctcaaacaaacaaaactaaccTCTTCTACGTCCTGGGAGAAAAATACATATTGTACCCCTACAGTAGCTAAAACAGAGGCAGTGGTAGTATCACAATCTAGTCCGCCTCCATCAAGTGCTCCCTACCAGCCACAGACTTCCTCTCCTATCCACTCGCCTGTTCCTCTTAAGGTCCCTGTGATGCCCCTGTCTCAGAACGTGGAAGTGAAGAGCCCCCTTCTCGGTCCAGAGGATGACTGTCTTAGTGATGCAGGAACCTACACTATTGAAACAGATGTGCAAGATAAGGAGCTGGAAGAGGCGCGCAGCAAAATTGACCAG GTTCAGTCAGCAGGTGCAGTATTACAGGGGGCCCCTAAGTGGATGTCTTGCTGGGCCAGCTTGGCAGACAGCTACACAGAATCTGGCCCCTCATCTGGACTCTTTGACATCCCTTCCCAGATGGAGCCGTCAGGAGGGG CACAAGGTACAATCATCCACAAGACTACGCTGAGCCACAACAGTGACTCTGATGGTTCAAGAACTCGGCACATCCTGCGCCAGGTACCAGCAGGGGAGAAGAGTGACATTCCAACTCCCAGCATCCATGTTCATTATGACCCAAATTCAACATTTGATGTAGAAGAGAATAGCTTGGTGGCCCCCGGCTCTCAAGATGGTGTACACAGGTTATCAGTACAGGATGATGTAGAGCCTGACAGTCTGAGTGATGCCAGCAAGTCAGATGATGGCTCCATTGTAGAGCAGAAGAGGAGGCCACTGTCAGACActgaagagaagaggaaagaagaaaaacccaAGTTCCCTACCAAGTCTACATCTTTCTACATCGGTTCGGACGGGGCGGCTCACAAACCAGAGCGTGGGGTCTCAAAATCCAGCACAACTGAGACCGATAGAAAACACGCAACCAAGATGTTCTCAACTGCCACTCTCACCAAACAGAGAGGTAACCAGGACTCTGGAAAGGTTAAGCCTAGTGTGTCAGCTCCTCTCCTTGGCCAGAATACAGAGTCCAAAGAGGTCACAGCATCTTCATTAATTAGACAAGAGAGCTTCACAAAGGAGCGACCTAGCAGTGCCAGGCTGCCCAACATCTCCAGTCTGCCTgctcaaagagacacaaatgcAGAATTATTCCAGGGAACTTGCAGCCAGGACACTCATTCATACCTTAAACAGACGGAGGATGTTCTGGCTGTTCTGGAGGCCAAACTCCAAGCAGGTCGTCCAGAAACTACTCCATCTCCTATAGTGGATTCTCTGTCTGGGGAGTCTGATGTGGATACCTCAAGCACAGTCAGCCAGCAAAGCAATAAGACCAAGCCAAACACACTGactaaaaaaacatctgctcGAAGCGTTCATAGGGAGAAGTCTTCAGCTAGTATAGCTAATCAGGAATCATATCACCAGTCCACAGAAAAGCACCGTTCTCAGGGAACAGACATCAACAATAAGACTGAGTTTATCAGAAGGCCTGTGGGACTGAGACATAGTGTTGACAAATGTGGTTCCACAGACTTAAGTGATGACCCTCAGAGCTTACCTTACTCTGATCAGGAGTCTAACAATCGCAAGAAATACACTGTGCCCCTTCAAAAGGAGGATGGCAAGACATCCCGGATGTCCCAGGCCTTAAGTCGTGCCAACAGCTTGTCGGCTCCAAGACCCACCAGAGCATCCATGCTACGTCGTGCTCGCCTCGGAGAAGCCTCAGACAATGAgggaacagagacagacaggctgtCCCAGGAAGTAGGCAACGCCTCAGCTAAGCAGCCTCAAGAACCCAAGAAACTCTCCCGGCTGGATATGCTGGCAATGCCCCGCAAGCGCACAAGCTCATTCAACACGCCCAGTGACACTGAGGCTTCTGCTTCTGCCCCGCAGTGGTCAGGCAAGAGCATGGGATTCTCCAACCGCAGCACTGAATTAGGCAACAGCTCCGTTCGAAGGGCCTCTGCTCCGGCACCAAAACCTGTAGAAAGGCCACAGAAACCAGCACTTAACAAGCTCCCAATCACTCGTGGACGTTCAAGCACTGCAAAATATGCCAGCAGCACAGCAA GCTCCAGAAGACGACAGAAAGGCTCTGACTATACCTCTACCTCAGATGAGGAGTACGACTCAAACCAGAGCACTCCTAAATACAAACGTTCCCAACCTTCCTCAGCTTCCCAAAGCCCACGCAGTCAGCCCAGGCCCCAGCCGGTGGTCGCCCTGCAACTGAATCCCCATGGCAGAGATTCTGAGGACGAGAACCACGAGCGAGACACGTTCCACAACTGGTCCACACACAGTGCTGAGATTGCACG GCTGAGTCAAGACCTGGCAAAAGACCTGGCTATTTTGGCCAGAGAAATCCATGACGTAGCAGGTGATGGTGATCTGCAGAACGCTGCAGTGGAGAGTAGCACACCTGTCTCCACAGTGACTGCTCACGAACAG CTGGTTCAACGGATTCCAGAGGCTGGATTAAACTGTCAGAGAGTCCCACCGAGTTCTGCATCTACAACTGAACCTGACCAAAGCTCAAGTGAACAGAACTCGAGGACGCAAGCTCAGAGCAGAGATGAG GGCGTTGTGGACAAACTCATGCTGAATCCTGTTTCTCAGATCATTGTGGCCATCAGAGAGAATACTGAGCAACTAGCTGAAAAAATGAA GGTGATGTTCCAGGACAGGATGGAAATCTGGGAAGACATTGAGGCAAAGGTTAATTCTGATAGTGATGTTCCAGTTGTCAAAACATCCAACAAG GAAATCACATCTATTTTGAAAGAACTGAGGAGAGTTCAGCGCCAGCTTGAGG tcATCAACACAGTCATGGAGCCAAGTGGGCAAACCCAAGCATCCAAAGCCTCTGCTGTCTCCACCCTGTCTGGAGCTCGGCCCTCCAGAACTCCTTCCTCGAGAGACTGGCGAACCATCCACTCTGTGTCTAAACGTGGCGGTGGCCCGAGGCCTGGAGACGGTGTCAGGAGAGCAGCTGTCACACCCGATGATCTCAGAGAGGGATATTTGGTCTGA